ttttaaaagacttttttccttttttcctttttctccttttttgccACTTTACCCATGTGAGCGGGGACCCCCCGAAAGGGgaagtgggggcctcctctttaaccgagCGGTTTGCAGCCACCCCGGGGACCGACCTGACCAGCAGACCTTTGATCCTCCAGCTGATCGGAAGCTTCTGTGACCACGGCAGAAGTGGCTGTCCGAGTGTGAGTaatcaattgtaattgtttggtTGTAAAGgtcttctgtgtgctgtgtatttcacacagcacacacaggttGTCAATCAAAAGCCTCTTGTCTCGTCATCGGGTTTCCACTGTAGCGAGAACCCGTGAatgcgggggtgtgtgtgtctctctaaaaataatctaaaccaCAGGGGAGTATTTCAATTAATTCCTTTGAACctattaatatttataatacaatatttatagTATTTTAACCTATAATGTTTCAATACCTACGGTATTAACCATAGGGAGGTATCTGAAACAACTCCTTTAATATAggcttaaccctaacccttccaCACATCACTCCAGGAGTCTAGCTGCCTTTTAGACACAAAGTGTGCTTTTAGGCTGTCAGTAAGGGCCGTAGCTTCAGACAGTGTGCGGTTGGATGACTGTAGGGCCTTGTGCGTAACGTGGATCACACGCAGTATCTCCTCAAACACACATGAAGTCATGGATACCACTGGCTTGCGCCGATCACTTCTCTCCCTCTTCACTAATTTCTCTCAAACACTCCGTAATCGCAGAGTAGTGACTTTTCACTGATTTCACACATCTCCACTTGCATGCCCATCTCGTCTCACTGGGCTGAACGACTTCAGTTACTTTCACGTTCAAGGATTTTTGGAGTTCAATAAATCTCTGGTGGTTTGACGGTTCCAAAAACAGTGAATACACATTGTCAGTAAAGTTCAGGAATGATTTCACACATCGGTTAAGGGAACAGCACTCCACAAGCACTACATTTAATTTATGCGCCAAGCAGTGTATATAGGCTGCATAGGGGTGAGTCTCTTTGATGCGTTGCTGCACACCAGACACATGACCTGACATCACAGACACATCGCCATAACTCTGTGCCACAATTGGGATGTTTTTAAGACCACACATATCAAGCCCTTTGTAGATGGCCTCCACAATCATAGCCATGTTGCGAGATGCAGAGCAgtccacaaaacacaaaaaacgcTCCTTGATTTCCAATTCCTCTATATATTGTATGCACACTGACAGCTGCTCAGTTTTGGAGGACCTAGCCTCGTCCACAATTATATTGAAAAATCCAGTTTCCTGCACCTTTTCAGCAATGTTGTTGTTAAGCATGTGTGCACAGATGtcaattatttcattttgaaaacatgaaaacTTGTGGCATTAAAATATCTTCTCCCTCCTTGTGCCCACGAAAGGGCAATCCAAGTTTAGACAGTAGCCTCACAACATCAACTACTTTGCATAGATAAGCTCTGTTGTTTTCGACTGTAGCTTTATGGCTTTCAGACAGTTTAGCTGCAAAAGATCCATTTGAGGATGAGCTGGCTTGGAAGTTATTCCATTTAATCATACAGTTCAGATGGGCCTGGCTTTTTCCATGTTTCTCTAGTTTACTGCTCAGTTTTTCCAGTCACTCATTCCCTTTCTAAATGTGTCCTCTATCAATCTGGAAATGGCAAAACAGTAGAATGCATCCTTTCTAACAGGGAATACTCAAGCCAAGGGTAATTCTTGTAGAAGTAAGTGGAAAACGATCGCTTTGTACTTCCAAAACTTTTTGAGGGGAATTGGGGCAGAGCAGGTTGCTTAGGACAGCCGTGTTTTCTCCATGATCATCTGTGTTGTTACCTAGTGCGGCTAGTGCTGTGGGGTGAACGTCAGGACTGATAGCGGTTGCTGCTGATCCAGAGCTGCTCGAAGTTACCTCCAAATTCTGTTTGCCTATCATCATCATcggttattgttgttgtttgtgttgtatcCTTGTTAGATTCTGATGGCTAACTATTTGTGTCATTTGTAGATTGCCGTTTTAAAAATCTCCTATGTCCATATTTTTGTGTAAGGAGTCCGACAGATAACTACGTTATTACATGCTAGCTGAGAATCTTGCTTGTAACATGACCCATATTGACCCatagtatatgaaatcagatgtattacctaccaccatttatttgttgtgtgttatttaaaataattcttttttttttaaacaatacaattaattattccactcatttttttagaaaaaatgcAATTACTCAATTACTTAGTGCTCCCCCTGCCTGCCAGCAAACTATAATAACTTTCGTGTTATTATAACAAAttttaaagtaatgtatttcaatggaaaGCATATGTCGTGATCACAGAACAATTACTGCAgtgagtagtattgataaggtgAATATCCgtgcagggaggttggtcggggggggGTGGATGTGTCAAACAACATAGGACTTTCTTCCTGTTTTTCTCTTCCTAACTACAAGCGTTGCATTGTTGTCGGCGTGTCctgttcctttccccgttctttttttaCTAACCACAACTGtcctgttgttgtggccggcaTGTGCCGTTTCATTCCCCATTTTTTTGTTGCGCGCTACAGAGACCGCGGATCATTTCGTGAAATGCTAACGTTCGAAAATCGTGAGCTGTACATGAAAGAAACGTGAAAATCGTAatctgtacacaaatcaataaataaaaataacgtgacaataTCACAAACTGGCACGAAACCGAGTCATCCTCAACATGTGTTGTGTTCTGTTTTCAGAACCCGCTAAAGGCCAACAGTCCCCCCTTGTGGTGAATAAAAAGTACTGCATGGAATACAATTCATTCAACACATTACTAGAACTTACTAACAGTTAACTTGCCTGAAACGCCAACAAAGTGCCTGTAGCTAGCTAAAAACATGAGTTTTAAGCATGATTATTTTAGCACCCTTTGTCTAACAGAGAGGACAAGTTAGCTGttagtaagctaatgttagttatgTATTAGCAAGCACTTGCAGACATAGTACTAGACTTGTCACTTGTTTACTGCACAAGACATCTTAATGACAGCCAGGCTCCACCCTCAACCTTTAGTCATCCTGACATCCAGAGCCAGGCAGCGTTCTAGACTCTTAGTGGCACTATTAGGGGCTGGTATGTACATGTGTTGACGGGGAATGATTTTTGCAATAAATTAAAACCGCAAAACATATCCAATCGGCACCCATGAATGGTGAAAGAATCAAaacgggacaaaagcatattgtCCCAGCCCTAGAGTTTATATGTGAAAATGGCTTACCATTCATTGTTTCTTTATACTTCTATGATGTTGAATTTGATAATCTGCTTTTAATAAGTTGAATatgaaagaagaagaataaataaacagatataatTGCAATGATATATGTTTATTCTTTaactaaaatgacagaaatgaGAGAGAATCAGAGACATTAATCACTTTATATTTGAAGGAAAAATAGATTCCTCACGACAATTATTACTTGGATGCAGATGAAATCAGAGAAAATCTATGACGTGCTATGAAGACTTGTTTAAGACAACACAAACCTGTGTGACTatcacagagctgctgtttCTGTCTCACATGGGGAACAGCAGATGTCCACTGAAAGTGGTGTGGTGATTTTCATTGTCAAACGCCCTAGTGTTAACCCACAGACGCACAAACACGACGTCTCCAACCTCTAGCAACAGAGTAACACCATTCGAAGCAGTTCCGAAATAATCCTTCTGATGCTCCCATGCCAAGAAAATATTCTCGGAGTTCTTGACCAACACAGCAGCTGAAGCGTGGGCGCCGTTGTCTCCATGTGCACCGACCCACCACTCAAAGTGGTACGCTCCTCTCACTGGGGCAGTGAACACACCTGTtggacatttgtttttgtcattttaaatggaaaacaaaaaaaaactgtttgaatATATTATTAGGGATGCACACTATATCAACAATCACATCTATCAAAAGCtctcttggttcatctttccactgttccaaatatcaccactctggtttggttgaaataaacccttaattcacccatttacatatGGAGATATGCtgtctctatacacgctaaaagtagtgattatttacatggagtctggtggaaatatgctggctctatacacactaaaagtcctgattatttacatggagtctggtggagatatgctggctctatacacgctaaaagtcctgattatttacatggagtctggtggagatatgctggctctatacacactaaacgtcctgattatttacatggagtctggtgggtttggtgatggtgatttcggggctgtttcatgttaaacaaggatcttactctttaacaaaaaggtctatctctgtagggatcctttccataatgttgtcacacacttagaataataatctatgATTTATAggcttttccaaatgttttgctTAAAAAGAATGACATTACTTTTACAAATTCACAGTGTTTACATGTGTTTAAGTACgtacaaaatatattttgtcaTAATGGCCAGGATCTCCAGGAAAAGGCATGATATGTGTGTCTTCATTTCAAACATCACTGCAAGTTGACTGcttttagcagcagaggttgattgtgggtgACAATACTGTCGTGGTTAGCTCGCAGAAACTCCACTGCCGACGTTtgtgaacctataatctatttaatTTAGCTGCAATCCTGCGAGCGAAAAAGTAATAGGtactgaggctgcagcaccatcatttacagatttataattcataatctttatttgtttttattttttacttttataagggtttacatcattaacctgcaatactgtggaactccttttttaATGGTTCTTACTAGTTTGTGTCatgggaacactacaaaaacatttaaaagcaatATTAGAGCGAAtcacactcttctgacggcGCTTTGCTATATGGTGGCTTTACTAAAATGCTCTGCATCACcaatgtaaagaaaactgctgtttgcaaAAAATTTTAATTTGACACAAAGAATGTGctgggatgtagagcatgtccacgatgggtgacgttagtgatatgaggacagataaggttatgtacataactgatagactgggaagaaaaacaataccgctcaaataggaagttatctGGACATTAAAATGCGTTTGGTCCTCAATATCATCTGccgacgtatgtttaactccctgcaaagtcatacagcttcttcatcaacaggatcgtcgacaaaaggaaatgccatgttttgagaaaaaaaaagttttatagtctgcctaaaatagttaataaaccaacaatgtttttttttattccgatAACAAACTgtgctaaaatgcgcctgatacagactgaatgaatgattgaGGAAATGGAAGcacgctgtgtcagagggaggagactgagagaagaaaacctgctTCCGACCAGGataggttcacagactcagtttgagtctgaggttaagttacctct
This genomic interval from Perca flavescens isolate YP-PL-M2 chromosome 13, PFLA_1.0, whole genome shotgun sequence contains the following:
- the LOC114566302 gene encoding complement C1q-like protein 4, producing MSKETVSDFAEQAAHLKTEVDILKQQLQVRQVAFSASLLAGGGETTTGPFPKDTILIFKHVPTNIGNAYNPNTGVFTAPVRGAYHFEWWVGAHGDNGAHASAAVLVKNSENIFLAWEHQKDYFGTASNGVTLLLEVGDVVFVRLWVNTRAFDNENHHTTFSGHLLFPM